A DNA window from Nodularia sp. NIES-3585 contains the following coding sequences:
- a CDS encoding DUF86 domain-containing protein, whose protein sequence is MSRSLRLYFEDILNSCHKVLRYTEGISYDQFFEDELRFDAVLRNLQIIGEAIKQVPTETRNRYPTVEWRKIAGLRDILAHAYFSLENETIWDIVQNKVPLLQEQIEVIFQQEFGDG, encoded by the coding sequence ATGTCTCGTAGTCTCAGACTGTATTTTGAAGATATTTTGAACAGTTGTCACAAGGTTTTGCGTTATACGGAAGGTATCAGCTATGACCAGTTTTTTGAAGATGAGTTGAGGTTTGATGCTGTGCTGCGAAATCTGCAAATTATCGGGGAGGCAATTAAGCAAGTACCGACGGAAACTAGAAATCGTTATCCTACGGTAGAGTGGCGGAAAATAGCAGGTTTAAGAGATATTTTAGCTCATGCTTATTTCAGTCTAGAAAACGAAACAATTTGGGACATTGTGCAGAATAAAGTTCCACTTCTGCAAGAACAAATTGAGGTTATTTTTCAACAA
- a CDS encoding nucleotidyltransferase family protein encodes MNRENLIAFLKAHGAEIRGYGVKSMAVFGSVARDEATAKSDIDLLVEFDGKVTFDCYMDLKFFLEDSLGCPVDVVSKKMLKPQIRDVIETEAIYVS; translated from the coding sequence ATGAACCGAGAAAATTTAATCGCTTTTTTAAAAGCTCATGGGGCAGAAATTCGTGGCTATGGTGTAAAATCTATGGCTGTATTTGGTTCGGTAGCGAGGGATGAAGCCACGGCTAAAAGTGATATTGATTTATTAGTGGAGTTTGACGGCAAGGTGACGTTTGACTGTTACATGGACTTAAAGTTTTTTCTGGAGGATAGTTTGGGATGTCCCGTAGATGTAGTTAGCAAGAAGATGTTAAAGCCTCAAATTAGAGATGTCATTGAAACAGAGGCCATCTATGTCTCGTAG
- a CDS encoding type II toxin-antitoxin system death-on-curing family toxin: MNQPTWLTEQMVLAIHEGLISQYGGLSGVRDSALLAASLARPQHKFSYQPEVSLWELAAAYGFAFCKNHPFVDGNKRTAFMAMYVFLGLNAYSFNAPEPEIVLVMEGLASGEIDENTLQIWLEKYAEQLL, from the coding sequence GTGAATCAACCAACTTGGCTGACAGAACAGATGGTGCTGGCTATCCATGAAGGTTTGATTTCTCAGTATGGCGGTTTATCTGGGGTGAGAGATTCGGCGTTGTTAGCAGCGAGTTTAGCCCGTCCTCAGCATAAATTTTCTTATCAGCCGGAGGTTTCGCTCTGGGAATTGGCGGCGGCTTATGGTTTTGCTTTCTGTAAAAATCATCCCTTTGTGGATGGGAATAAGCGTACAGCTTTTATGGCAATGTATGTTTTTTTGGGACTGAATGCTTATAGTTTCAATGCACCGGAGCCGGAAATAGTGTTAGTGATGGAGGGTTTAGCATCTGGGGAGATTGATGAAAATACTTTGCAGATTTGGTTAGAAAAATATGCTGAACAATTGCTATGA
- a CDS encoding AbrB/MazE/SpoVT family DNA-binding domain-containing protein yields MIQTLKLRKIGNSVGVTFSKESLEKLNLSEGDTLFVTETEHGLQLSPYDPEFEKAMAIYREGSQKFRHALKELAK; encoded by the coding sequence ATGATCCAAACCTTAAAGTTACGCAAAATTGGTAATTCAGTAGGGGTAACATTTTCTAAGGAGTCGTTAGAAAAGCTCAACCTTTCCGAAGGTGATACCTTATTTGTGACAGAAACTGAACATGGACTCCAGCTTAGTCCTTATGATCCTGAGTTTGAGAAAGCGATGGCCATTTATCGGGAAGGTAGCCAGAAGTTTCGTCATGCGTTGAAGGAACTGGCTAAGTGA
- a CDS encoding type I restriction-modification system subunit M, with protein MGQLEHIEAIEKRLWSAADTLRSNSNYASNEYFMPVMGLIFLRHAYSRFLVAKEDIEANLPKRGGKTRECTKEDFSQKGAIFLKPEAQFDYLVSLPDSVDRAEAIFQAMDSIETDYESLKGILPKDEYKNLDNEVLGQILRQLNPEELKKVSGDVFGRIYEYFLTKFADLKAHDGGEFFTPISLVSLIANVLEPDQGTVLDPACGSGGMFVQSARLVEQRNDNPQKLTFRGLEKNPTTIRLAKMNLAVHGLGGDIRQAITYYEDPLELIGKADFVMANPPFNVDEVDAGRVEKDPRLPFGLPGVNKNKKVSNGNYLWISYFHSYLNEKGRAGFVMSSQASSAGRDEAKVRQKVIETCDVELMISIRSNFFYTRTVPCELWFLNRAKSPQMRDKVLMIDARNIYRKVTRKIYDFSPEQLQNILAIVWLYRGESQRFLALVQGYLAKMLDEGNICVGALADYQGAISNLQKTVAPFLNLLDEKDELWGEFQPTCKTLKADGEDFADKFISGLTPPEAEASALNNFVERVMSLSESSRDLVKQTDLVYKLAGRLVDHCEADLAAKESKNWVSRDVKNGLKQMDASRQQLVNQLKQVRYFFRQAQWLMVRFPDAKLRDVEGLVKLVDREELEANDWSLTPGRYVGVTPEEVDEDFDFEETLRDIHIELKDLNQEAVDLASAIAKNFEELGI; from the coding sequence ATGGGTCAACTCGAACACATCGAAGCCATTGAAAAACGGTTGTGGTCAGCAGCAGATACATTACGGTCAAACTCAAACTATGCCAGTAATGAATACTTCATGCCTGTGATGGGGCTGATTTTTTTACGCCATGCCTACAGTCGTTTTTTGGTAGCAAAAGAGGATATTGAGGCGAATCTTCCCAAACGGGGCGGGAAAACCAGAGAGTGTACAAAGGAGGATTTCTCCCAAAAAGGGGCGATTTTCCTCAAACCAGAGGCACAGTTTGATTATTTGGTGTCGCTACCAGACAGTGTAGACCGTGCTGAGGCGATTTTTCAAGCGATGGACTCCATTGAGACTGATTACGAGTCTTTAAAGGGGATTTTGCCGAAGGATGAATATAAGAATTTAGATAATGAAGTATTAGGACAAATCCTGCGACAGTTAAACCCAGAGGAACTAAAAAAAGTTTCTGGGGATGTGTTCGGGCGGATTTATGAGTATTTTTTAACCAAATTTGCAGACCTCAAAGCCCATGATGGGGGAGAGTTTTTTACCCCCATTTCTCTAGTTTCCTTAATTGCCAATGTGCTAGAGCCGGATCAGGGGACAGTATTAGATCCGGCTTGTGGTTCGGGGGGAATGTTTGTTCAAAGTGCGCGGTTAGTGGAGCAGCGTAATGATAACCCGCAAAAGTTGACCTTTAGAGGTTTAGAAAAGAACCCCACGACTATTAGATTAGCCAAGATGAACCTTGCAGTTCATGGGTTAGGGGGGGATATACGCCAAGCGATTACTTACTACGAAGACCCTTTAGAACTCATTGGTAAAGCTGATTTTGTCATGGCTAATCCACCATTTAACGTGGATGAAGTGGATGCTGGGCGAGTAGAGAAAGATCCACGTTTGCCCTTTGGCTTACCGGGGGTGAATAAAAACAAGAAGGTTTCTAATGGTAATTATCTTTGGATTAGTTATTTTCACAGTTACTTAAATGAAAAGGGACGAGCAGGTTTTGTCATGTCATCCCAAGCTTCCAGTGCGGGACGGGATGAGGCGAAAGTCCGTCAAAAAGTGATTGAAACGTGTGATGTGGAATTGATGATTTCCATTCGCAGTAATTTTTTCTATACCCGAACTGTGCCTTGTGAGTTGTGGTTTCTCAATCGGGCAAAATCGCCCCAGATGCGGGATAAGGTGTTGATGATTGATGCTCGGAACATCTATCGTAAGGTGACACGCAAAATTTATGATTTCAGCCCAGAACAGTTACAGAATATTCTCGCCATAGTTTGGCTTTATCGTGGAGAATCACAGCGTTTTTTGGCTTTGGTGCAAGGTTATCTGGCGAAAATGCTGGATGAGGGAAATATTTGTGTAGGTGCTTTGGCAGATTATCAAGGTGCGATCTCTAATTTGCAAAAAACTGTAGCACCGTTTCTCAATCTGTTAGATGAGAAGGATGAGTTATGGGGAGAATTTCAGCCAACCTGCAAAACCCTCAAAGCTGATGGTGAAGATTTCGCCGACAAATTTATTAGCGGGTTAACACCACCAGAAGCAGAAGCTTCAGCCCTGAATAATTTTGTGGAACGGGTGATGTCATTGTCTGAATCGAGCCGAGATTTGGTGAAGCAGACGGATTTGGTTTATAAATTAGCAGGTCGTCTGGTAGATCATTGTGAGGCTGATTTAGCAGCGAAGGAGAGCAAAAACTGGGTCAGTCGGGACGTGAAGAATGGTCTTAAACAGATGGATGCTTCCCGTCAGCAGTTGGTGAATCAATTAAAACAGGTGCGGTATTTCTTCCGTCAAGCACAATGGCTGATGGTGCGGTTCCCTGATGCGAAGTTGCGGGATGTGGAAGGATTGGTGAAGCTGGTAGACCGTGAAGAATTAGAGGCTAATGATTGGAGTTTAACACCGGGGCGGTATGTGGGGGTTACTCCAGAGGAGGTAGATGAAGATTTTGATTTTGAGGAGACGTTGCGGGACATCCACATTGAGTTAAAAGACTTAAATCAGGAAGCGGTGGACTTAGCCAGTGCGATCGCTAAAAACTTTGAGGAATTGGGAATTTAA
- a CDS encoding Spx/MgsR family RNA polymerase-binding regulatory protein, whose translation MSLQVYGIPNCGTCKKAFTWLQDNSIEYEFINTKEMPPTLNMIQNWVKSLGFAPMRNTSGQSYRALGEEKKTWTDQQWIDAIAQDAMLLKRPLFVKNGTAILVGFRDEKVIRAKLEI comes from the coding sequence ATGTCCCTTCAGGTTTACGGAATCCCCAACTGTGGCACTTGTAAAAAAGCTTTTACGTGGCTCCAAGACAACAGCATTGAGTATGAATTCATTAACACCAAAGAAATGCCGCCCACCCTTAACATGATTCAAAACTGGGTGAAGTCCTTGGGTTTTGCGCCCATGCGTAATACCTCTGGCCAATCATACCGTGCTTTAGGTGAAGAAAAGAAGACTTGGACTGATCAACAGTGGATTGACGCGATCGCTCAAGATGCCATGCTGCTCAAACGTCCACTTTTCGTCAAAAATGGCACAGCCATACTGGTAGGCTTTAGAGATGAAAAAGTCATTCGAGCCAAATTAGAGATTTAG